In Clostridium sp. DL-VIII, the following proteins share a genomic window:
- a CDS encoding carbohydrate-binding protein, giving the protein MKKKLILSLTAIGLFLSLAIPPSNSMNQVTGSFSTVAYAAGNSLPANTKDGTILHAFDWSFNTIKNELPNIAAAGFKSVQVSPVQGTKSSSTDASNWWLLYQPTNQSIGNAQLGTEAQFKELCTEAAKYNISIIVDVVMNHMANNGNADQLDSSVDSSFQNTNYYHNLGQCANWSDRYSITQEGIGMPDLNTQNSEVQSKAITFLNQCASDGADGFRFDAAKHIETNIGLDAGKSWAGNYWTNVLGNLTNESNLFIYGEILQDGTVDNISSYETFMNVSASNLGYGIRSAITSNNLSSIGTTFYGIDSNKAVDFVETHDNYEDGTSKSLTDTQRKMGWAIAAGRANATPLFFDRPTSSIGSEGDSLWKDPDIIAINNFHNAMISQNEYLRWTNNNQTMLIDRGAIGTLIVNDGSNTSINCSTNLANGTYTNHGSSSCTLTVSNGTISGTIPVNSVIVLYNVSSNTSGNSGGSTTTYSPTSGYKVDYDSSTLTQGNSFTIYYNGSLASSSSVSLHLGYNSWTNPSDVAMTKDSTSGFWKGNINIPTSVTKLDFDFTNGSSWDNNSSQNWHLPVYSSSVPVQVTPAPTAGKSITVYYNGSLASSASSMTLHWGYNNWASTNDVTMIKHSDGKWSATITVPSGSYMLNMCFKNNSDTWDSNSSSNYNYSVAE; this is encoded by the coding sequence ATGAAAAAAAAATTAATATTGAGTCTAACCGCTATCGGATTATTTTTAAGCTTAGCAATCCCCCCTAGCAACAGCATGAATCAGGTTACAGGTAGTTTTTCAACAGTAGCATATGCTGCCGGTAACTCTTTACCAGCCAACACCAAAGATGGAACTATTCTTCATGCCTTTGACTGGTCTTTTAATACAATAAAGAATGAATTACCAAATATTGCAGCAGCAGGCTTCAAATCAGTTCAAGTTTCTCCTGTACAAGGAACTAAAAGCTCATCTACTGATGCAAGTAATTGGTGGTTATTATATCAACCAACCAATCAGTCTATTGGTAATGCTCAACTTGGAACTGAGGCTCAATTCAAGGAACTTTGTACTGAAGCCGCAAAATATAATATTTCAATTATTGTAGATGTAGTAATGAATCATATGGCTAATAATGGGAATGCAGACCAATTAGATTCCTCAGTAGATTCTAGTTTTCAAAATACTAATTATTATCATAACTTAGGACAATGTGCTAATTGGAGTGATAGGTATTCTATTACACAAGAAGGAATTGGTATGCCGGACTTAAATACCCAAAATTCTGAAGTCCAAAGTAAAGCAATTACTTTTTTAAATCAATGTGCATCAGATGGGGCTGATGGCTTCCGCTTTGATGCAGCTAAGCATATTGAAACTAATATAGGCTTAGATGCTGGTAAGTCCTGGGCAGGAAATTACTGGACTAACGTTTTAGGAAATCTCACAAATGAATCAAATTTATTCATATATGGTGAAATATTGCAAGATGGAACAGTAGATAATATTTCCTCCTACGAAACATTTATGAATGTTTCCGCAAGCAATTTAGGATATGGTATTAGAAGCGCAATCACTTCTAATAATTTAAGTTCTATTGGCACTACCTTTTATGGAATCGATTCCAATAAAGCTGTAGATTTTGTTGAAACTCATGATAACTATGAAGATGGTACAAGTAAAAGCTTAACAGATACTCAAAGGAAAATGGGCTGGGCAATTGCTGCTGGTCGTGCAAATGCAACTCCTTTATTTTTTGACAGGCCTACCAGTTCAATTGGGAGTGAAGGAGATTCCTTATGGAAAGACCCTGATATAATTGCAATTAATAATTTCCATAATGCAATGATAAGTCAAAATGAATATTTAAGATGGACAAACAATAATCAAACTATGTTAATAGATCGTGGCGCTATTGGTACCTTAATTGTTAACGATGGTTCAAATACATCTATTAATTGCTCGACTAACTTGGCAAATGGAACTTACACTAACCACGGTAGTTCAAGCTGCACATTAACTGTTTCAAACGGAACAATTTCTGGAACTATTCCAGTAAATTCAGTCATAGTACTTTATAATGTCAGTTCAAATACAAGTGGAAATAGTGGTGGTTCAACTACAACTTATTCACCAACTTCAGGCTATAAGGTAGATTATGATAGCAGCACTCTTACTCAAGGTAATAGTTTTACAATATACTATAATGGTTCTCTAGCTAGTTCAAGCAGCGTTTCTCTTCATTTGGGATATAACAGCTGGACAAATCCAAGCGATGTTGCCATGACAAAAGATTCAACAAGTGGTTTTTGGAAGGGAAATATAAATATTCCTACTTCAGTTACAAAATTGGATTTTGATTTTACTAACGGAAGCAGTTGGGATAATAATAGCAGTCAAAATTGGCATTTACCTGTATATTCAAGCTCTGTTCCAGTACAAGTAACTCCAGCTCCAACTGCTGGAAAAAGCATTACAGTTTATTATAATGGAAGTTTAGCTTCTAGCGCTTCTTCTATGACATTACACTGGGGATATAATAATTGGGCAAGCACAAATGATGTCACAATGATTAAGCACTCTGATGGGAAGTGGTCTGCTACAATTACAGTACCATCTGGTAGTTATATGCTTAATATGTGTTTTAAAAATAATTCAGATACTTGGGATAGTAACAGCTCTAGTAACTACAATTATTCCGTTGCAGAATAA
- a CDS encoding O-antigen ligase family protein, whose amino-acid sequence MTRENVMRSILLLIIFVISGFLGIASGNYLIAGMYILTVLIAVILVVRDTDLYNVLYGVLLVSAFYDYSLYVPGRENVYMFHIVLGIFTLVSLYKAFKDREVFINIDKKILAIYAIWFIYACISILWALNRSLSIKYIAIYLMMFAFIVDMMIYNINKERINKTINLLLLLISLVVIIGSVEVLVGQQLPIKHYYDSFKDSLAPISLNTIKAWPIVFSFNTNNLAAAIAVLLPICFYGIYKIDNIAVKIWLALVSWAGITIVTITTSRTGIFAVTFGLIVYVIYSIFNIKKLGIGKMIFPIILIVGLVISYRYSYMLVKIQPVNDKQIENFNGLSGKLHSLEALDIEEGGAGSINVRGTIIKDVLRGVLQDKKFLGYGVGNVEQFIRNQGNTETVYSPHCYPIEILGDFGLPGIVLYGVYYLYLLISNLIIGIKKRSIMCFAAVAGLIAFAPASFGPSSITYVFSYWILIGFSVACIQVYRRENNGYRSANSIKEYKII is encoded by the coding sequence ATGACTAGAGAAAATGTAATGAGAAGCATATTATTATTGATTATATTTGTTATTAGTGGTTTTTTAGGGATAGCAAGTGGAAATTATCTTATAGCTGGAATGTATATATTAACTGTGCTTATAGCAGTAATTCTTGTGGTTAGAGATACAGATTTATATAATGTGTTATATGGAGTACTTTTAGTATCTGCATTTTATGATTATTCACTATATGTTCCAGGAAGAGAAAATGTATATATGTTTCATATAGTTTTAGGCATATTTACGCTTGTATCGTTATATAAGGCATTTAAGGATAGAGAGGTTTTTATAAATATAGACAAGAAGATTCTAGCTATATATGCTATATGGTTTATTTATGCTTGTATTAGTATACTATGGGCATTAAATAGAAGTTTATCCATTAAGTACATAGCCATATACTTAATGATGTTTGCATTTATCGTTGATATGATGATTTACAATATAAATAAGGAAAGAATTAACAAGACTATAAATTTATTGTTATTATTAATCTCTTTAGTAGTTATCATTGGTTCTGTAGAAGTACTTGTGGGACAGCAATTGCCTATAAAGCACTACTATGATAGTTTTAAAGACAGCTTAGCACCTATATCTCTTAATACAATAAAAGCATGGCCAATAGTATTTTCATTTAATACAAATAATTTAGCAGCGGCTATTGCAGTATTACTACCAATTTGTTTCTATGGTATTTATAAAATTGATAATATTGCAGTTAAAATTTGGCTTGCATTAGTGTCATGGGCGGGTATTACTATAGTTACTATTACGACATCAAGAACTGGAATTTTTGCAGTAACCTTTGGGCTAATAGTATATGTGATTTATTCAATATTTAATATTAAAAAATTAGGTATTGGGAAAATGATTTTTCCAATAATATTAATAGTTGGATTAGTTATATCGTATAGATATAGTTATATGCTTGTTAAAATACAACCAGTGAATGATAAACAAATAGAAAATTTTAATGGACTTTCTGGTAAATTACATTCTCTAGAAGCATTAGATATTGAAGAAGGCGGAGCGGGATCTATAAATGTTAGAGGAACGATTATAAAGGATGTTTTAAGAGGAGTTCTACAAGATAAGAAATTCCTTGGATATGGGGTAGGTAATGTTGAACAATTTATAAGAAATCAAGGAAATACGGAAACAGTTTATAGTCCACATTGCTATCCAATAGAAATTCTAGGTGACTTTGGATTACCAGGTATAGTATTGTATGGAGTATATTATTTATACTTGCTTATAAGTAATTTAATTATTGGAATAAAGAAAAGAAGCATTATGTGTTTTGCAGCAGTTGCAGGTTTAATTGCCTTTGCACCAGCTAGTTTTGGTCCAAGTTCAATAACATATGTATTTTCATATTGGATATTAATTGGATTTTCAGTAGCATGTATACAAGTATATAGAAGAGAAAATAATGGATATAGATCAGCAAATTCAATAAAAGAGTATAAGATTATATAG
- a CDS encoding nucleoside-diphosphate sugar epimerase/dehydratase: MRSWKTLIIMIIDMFMVNMAYLFAINITNSGDFTEIARIYSHDCIVLSFVYLICFYLFKMYESLWHLTGTDEFLLGVGGNILAGIISIGYTRSSLGNTVPLNVCVVGILLSIFFVLGYRILYRVYRRTLLYIPFKYSADQRRVMIVGAGSAGTMIINEMMARRELKYNPIVLIDDDKNKIGKRISGVKIEGNRYDIPYIVGEQEIDLIVIAIPSLDAKNKAEIIDICKNTNCKLQIIPGMYEILSGDATVSRIKDVDLEDLLGRDPIQLDNKGISHYIEGKTILVTGGGGSIGSELCRQIAMYNPKRLIIFDIYENNAYDIQNELKEDFPDMNLTVLIGSVRDKKRIHEVFTRYRINVVFHAAAHKHVPLMEDSPKEAIKNNVFGTLNLAQEASIANVERFVMISTDKAVNPTNIMGATKRLCEMIIQAMDKQSKTEFVAVRFGNVLGSNGSVIPIFKRQIAHGGPVTVTHKKIIRYFMLIPEAAQLVLQAGAFAKGGEVFVLDMGKPVKIYDLACDLIKLSGLEPNRDIKIVFTGLRPGEKLYEELLMSEEGLENTVHNKIYVGKPTFEDMDTLKEKLEQLQSLLEVNDIGEIKHQMQKIVPTYHYKNEDEVAAENADKE; this comes from the coding sequence TTGAGAAGTTGGAAAACATTAATAATTATGATTATTGATATGTTTATGGTTAATATGGCATACCTTTTTGCTATAAACATAACGAATAGTGGTGACTTTACAGAAATAGCAAGAATATATAGTCATGATTGTATAGTATTAAGTTTTGTTTACTTGATATGTTTCTATTTATTTAAAATGTATGAAAGTTTATGGCATTTAACTGGTACAGATGAATTTTTATTGGGTGTTGGAGGAAATATTTTAGCAGGTATAATATCTATTGGATATACTAGAAGTTCTTTGGGAAATACAGTTCCTTTAAATGTTTGTGTTGTTGGAATACTTTTAAGTATTTTTTTTGTATTAGGTTACAGAATTCTTTATAGAGTTTATAGAAGAACACTTTTGTACATACCGTTCAAGTATTCAGCTGACCAAAGAAGGGTAATGATAGTTGGAGCAGGTTCTGCTGGAACTATGATTATTAATGAAATGATGGCAAGAAGAGAACTTAAATATAATCCTATAGTTCTTATAGATGATGATAAAAATAAGATTGGTAAAAGAATATCAGGAGTAAAAATTGAAGGTAACAGATATGATATACCTTATATAGTAGGCGAGCAGGAGATTGACTTAATCGTAATCGCTATTCCATCATTAGATGCAAAGAATAAAGCAGAAATAATAGATATTTGTAAAAATACTAATTGCAAATTGCAGATAATACCTGGAATGTATGAGATATTAAGTGGGGACGCTACAGTCAGCAGAATTAAGGATGTTGACTTAGAAGATTTACTTGGGAGAGACCCGATTCAATTGGACAACAAGGGAATATCTCATTATATTGAAGGAAAAACGATATTAGTTACTGGAGGCGGTGGTTCAATAGGTTCAGAACTCTGCAGGCAGATAGCTATGTATAATCCTAAAAGGCTTATTATATTTGATATCTATGAGAATAACGCGTATGATATCCAAAATGAACTTAAGGAAGATTTTCCAGACATGAACCTTACTGTATTAATAGGTTCTGTTAGAGATAAAAAGAGAATTCATGAGGTATTTACTAGATATAGGATAAATGTTGTGTTCCATGCAGCCGCTCATAAGCATGTTCCATTAATGGAAGACAGCCCTAAGGAGGCTATTAAAAATAATGTGTTTGGAACATTAAATTTAGCTCAGGAAGCAAGTATCGCAAATGTTGAAAGATTTGTTATGATTTCAACAGACAAGGCTGTTAATCCAACAAATATAATGGGAGCTACTAAGAGATTATGTGAAATGATTATTCAGGCTATGGATAAGCAGTCTAAAACAGAGTTTGTAGCTGTTAGGTTTGGTAATGTGCTTGGAAGTAATGGCTCTGTTATACCTATATTTAAAAGACAAATTGCTCATGGGGGTCCAGTAACAGTAACTCATAAAAAGATTATTAGATATTTTATGTTGATTCCAGAAGCTGCTCAATTAGTGCTTCAAGCAGGTGCATTTGCTAAGGGTGGAGAAGTTTTTGTATTAGATATGGGGAAACCAGTTAAGATTTATGACTTAGCATGTGATTTGATTAAGCTTTCAGGTCTAGAACCTAATAGAGATATAAAAATTGTATTTACAGGGCTCAGACCAGGTGAAAAATTATATGAAGAGCTTTTAATGAGCGAAGAAGGTTTAGAAAATACCGTTCATAATAAGATATATGTTGGAAAGCCTACATTTGAAGATATGGATACTTTAAAGGAGAAGCTTGAACAACTACAAAGTTTATTAGAAGTTAATGATATAGGAGAAATTAAGCATCAAATGCAAAAAATTGTCCCAACATATCATTATAAAAATGAAGATGAAGTGGCTGCAGAAAATGCAGATAAGGAGTAG
- a CDS encoding glycosyltransferase family 2 protein codes for MINVSIITPVYNVERCIEKTINSIINQSSKSFELLLIDDGSKDRSIEIAEKLLINSDVNYRIISQKNSGVSAARNKGISEAKGEYVCFLDSDDYIHEDYIKLMYQKAAEFKYDLVFCDYIQVDPKDNVLVPSTTRFLEHDISGREGALKQLNCDITIGMGSALYKTSIIKENEIFFDSSRKYAEDVVFTVKSLLKMKKIMSLNKALMFYVRWDLSVTNSVSLRHLDCYYSYVDLLQYLDSQGDFEEIKKFLIEYKIPYAVSHIFSMLSKDKQFHGELHEFLSKKHVRNYLRAYKVQKINKNYIRYLIQCKGILYFPNILLKVFGHMK; via the coding sequence TTGATAAATGTATCTATAATTACTCCAGTTTATAATGTAGAAAGATGCATTGAAAAAACAATAAATTCTATCATAAATCAGAGTTCTAAGAGTTTTGAGCTTTTGCTTATAGATGATGGTTCAAAAGATAGGAGCATTGAAATAGCCGAAAAGTTACTTATAAATTCAGATGTAAATTATAGAATAATAAGCCAGAAAAACAGTGGAGTTAGTGCTGCAAGAAATAAAGGAATATCAGAGGCAAAAGGGGAATATGTATGCTTCTTAGATTCTGATGATTATATTCATGAAGATTACATAAAACTCATGTATCAAAAAGCAGCAGAATTTAAATATGATTTAGTTTTTTGTGATTATATTCAAGTAGATCCAAAAGATAACGTATTAGTTCCAAGTACAACTAGATTTTTAGAGCATGACATAAGTGGAAGGGAAGGCGCATTAAAGCAGTTGAATTGTGACATAACAATTGGGATGGGAAGTGCGTTATATAAAACTTCCATAATAAAGGAAAATGAAATATTTTTTGATAGCAGTAGAAAATATGCCGAAGATGTTGTGTTTACAGTTAAGTCATTACTAAAAATGAAAAAGATAATGTCTCTAAATAAAGCTCTAATGTTTTATGTTAGATGGGATTTATCAGTTACTAATTCAGTATCATTAAGACATCTTGATTGCTATTATTCGTATGTTGATTTATTGCAATACCTTGATTCACAGGGTGATTTTGAAGAAATAAAGAAGTTCCTTATAGAATATAAAATTCCATATGCAGTAAGTCATATTTTTTCTATGTTATCAAAAGATAAGCAATTTCATGGAGAGCTTCATGAATTTTTAAGTAAAAAGCATGTTAGAAATTATTTAAGAGCTTATAAAGTACAGAAAATTAATAAAAATTATATTAGGTATTTAATTCAATGTAAAGGAATATTATATTTTCCTAATATTTTATTGAAAGTTTTTGGGCATATGAAATAA
- a CDS encoding LicD family protein: MKDNNYTYNKDDYENLGLRDAQIIMVKILKSVHDVCEKHGLRYFLDAGTLIGAVRHKGFIPWDDDIDIGMPREDFKKFLEIAKKELPGYLFLQTFETDEYYDVYPVPCKVRYNDTIFLEEGANENYKMHNGIFIDVFPYDSLPKHNFVYKIQRTLSYNILKSFKRLRDKPEKLSFKNKLTFSFYKLVATMFPNERRLRFFDFLVKWNDPNSEYMGYGVDTYWSEYIYKKTDYFELIKLEFEGEHFYAPKNYDAVLTQLYGDYMTMPKEEDRVWHAKEIKKLKVNN; this comes from the coding sequence ATGAAGGATAATAACTATACATACAATAAGGATGATTATGAAAATCTAGGATTAAGAGATGCTCAAATTATCATGGTAAAGATTTTAAAAAGCGTTCATGATGTATGTGAAAAACATGGACTAAGATATTTTTTAGATGCAGGCACATTAATTGGAGCTGTTAGACATAAGGGATTTATTCCATGGGATGATGATATTGATATTGGGATGCCAAGAGAAGATTTTAAAAAATTCTTGGAAATAGCTAAAAAAGAGCTTCCTGGATATTTATTTTTACAAACCTTTGAAACAGATGAATATTATGATGTATATCCTGTTCCATGTAAAGTTAGGTATAATGATACAATATTTCTAGAAGAAGGTGCAAACGAAAATTATAAAATGCATAATGGGATTTTTATAGATGTATTTCCATATGATAGTTTGCCTAAACATAATTTTGTGTATAAAATACAGCGAACGCTTAGCTACAACATACTGAAAAGCTTTAAGAGACTTAGAGATAAGCCTGAAAAATTAAGTTTTAAGAACAAGCTTACCTTTTCATTTTATAAATTAGTTGCAACTATGTTCCCAAATGAAAGACGATTAAGATTTTTTGATTTTTTAGTAAAATGGAACGATCCAAACTCAGAGTACATGGGATATGGAGTTGATACTTATTGGAGCGAGTATATTTATAAAAAGACGGATTATTTTGAATTAATTAAATTAGAATTTGAAGGAGAGCATTTTTATGCTCCTAAGAATTATGATGCTGTATTAACTCAATTATATGGAGATTATATGACTATGCCAAAGGAAGAAGACCGCGTATGGCATGCAAAGGAAATTAAAAAATTGAAAGTGAACAATTAG
- a CDS encoding glycosyltransferase family 2 protein yields MDYKVSIIIPVYKVRNRILRTLESLKSQSFKDFEVLFIDDGSPDDSSEFANDYLKNSDVVYRIIKKENGGVSSARNLGIKEAKGEYIQFLDSDDYIDDNMLENLYKKAIDTNSDVIYSGYVFEESNGTEILNNLDDLKEGLFTGKEAALGLIYGTSHTHIMANLFKRTLIISNDIKFDTNRKFAEDIAFEIKAYSYAEKVYCLKKIYSHYVKWEESVMNNISLNFLDMYYSNIETLEYLKKRVNNVELENAMIHSRIPKSIVNVVVAFAVKRELHNEMYKFIKNPDVRKYLCKYKIYKLKKDRIKDFILSRLILYKPDIVEKYYSKKV; encoded by the coding sequence ATGGATTATAAGGTTAGTATCATAATACCAGTTTATAAGGTTAGAAATAGGATTTTAAGGACTCTAGAATCGCTTAAATCTCAAAGCTTTAAAGATTTTGAAGTTTTATTTATTGATGATGGTTCACCAGATGACAGTAGTGAATTTGCCAATGACTACTTAAAAAATTCTGATGTTGTTTATAGAATAATAAAAAAAGAAAATGGTGGAGTTAGTTCAGCAAGAAATTTAGGAATTAAGGAAGCTAAAGGCGAGTATATTCAATTTTTAGATTCAGATGATTATATAGATGACAATATGCTTGAGAATTTATATAAAAAAGCAATTGATACAAATAGTGATGTGATTTATTCTGGCTATGTCTTTGAGGAGAGTAATGGGACAGAGATTTTAAATAATTTAGATGATTTAAAAGAAGGCCTATTTACTGGTAAAGAAGCAGCTCTTGGGCTTATATATGGTACTTCACATACTCATATTATGGCAAATTTATTTAAAAGGACACTTATAATTTCAAATGATATCAAATTTGATACTAATAGAAAATTTGCTGAGGATATAGCTTTTGAAATAAAAGCTTATTCATATGCTGAAAAAGTATATTGTTTAAAAAAAATATACTCTCATTATGTTAAATGGGAAGAATCTGTTATGAATAATATATCATTGAACTTTTTGGATATGTATTATTCAAATATCGAAACTTTAGAGTATTTGAAGAAAAGAGTTAATAATGTTGAACTTGAAAATGCAATGATTCATAGTAGAATTCCAAAATCTATCGTAAATGTTGTAGTGGCATTTGCTGTAAAACGAGAATTACATAATGAGATGTATAAATTTATAAAAAATCCAGATGTAAGAAAGTATCTATGTAAATATAAAATATATAAGCTGAAAAAAGATAGAATTAAGGATTTTATCTTAAGTAGGTTAATTTTATATAAGCCGGATATAGTTGAGAAATATTATAGCAAAAAAGTTTAA
- a CDS encoding glycosyltransferase family 2 protein, protein MDKPMVTVLMSVYNGEKFLKEAIESILDQTFTGFEFLIINDGSTDNSVKIIESYKDPRIRLINNEKNLKLIASLNKGISLARGKYIARMDCDDVSMPERLEKEVEFLESSPDYGLVGTHYTVIDGEGKEQYNVSYPSSNELIKLFLSLNCPLAHGSIMGRTELFKKNLYGSKESYAVEDYELWTRIAKMTKIHNIPEYLFKYRVYGESFSDSKTQLMYNQTLELSKKQYISNKKEYKELVKRQILSDLYKQEKEETVEYINKWILSFAKRFLYVREFGYALKLYIKHVKINKHN, encoded by the coding sequence ATGGATAAGCCAATGGTAACTGTCTTAATGTCAGTATATAATGGTGAGAAATTCCTTAAAGAAGCAATTGAAAGTATACTAGATCAGACTTTTACTGGTTTTGAGTTTTTAATAATAAATGATGGCTCTACAGATAATAGTGTAAAAATAATTGAGTCATATAAAGACCCACGTATAAGACTAATTAATAATGAAAAAAATTTAAAGTTAATTGCATCCCTGAATAAAGGTATATCTCTTGCAAGAGGTAAATATATAGCAAGAATGGATTGTGATGACGTTTCCATGCCAGAGAGATTAGAAAAAGAGGTGGAGTTTTTAGAAAGTTCACCGGACTATGGATTGGTAGGAACTCATTATACTGTTATAGATGGTGAAGGAAAAGAGCAATATAATGTAAGTTATCCATCAAGTAATGAGTTAATTAAATTATTTTTATCATTAAATTGTCCTTTAGCCCATGGAAGTATAATGGGGAGAACTGAATTGTTTAAGAAGAATTTATATGGGAGTAAAGAATCCTATGCCGTTGAGGATTATGAATTATGGACAAGAATAGCTAAGATGACAAAAATTCATAACATTCCAGAATATTTATTTAAATATAGAGTATATGGAGAAAGTTTTTCTGATTCTAAAACTCAGTTAATGTATAATCAAACATTAGAACTTAGCAAAAAGCAATATATTAGTAATAAAAAAGAATATAAAGAATTAGTAAAAAGACAGATTTTAAGCGATTTATATAAGCAGGAAAAAGAAGAAACTGTAGAGTACATAAATAAGTGGATATTGAGCTTTGCAAAGAGATTTTTATATGTACGAGAATTTGGATATGCCTTAAAATTATACATTAAGCATGTAAAGATAAATAAACACAACTAG
- a CDS encoding cell wall-binding protein → MKKKVLNQLIASVLVCGSILAAGIAPANAEVKSQTGMVTEDGKTYLYNGLGQKETGWVNISNKWYYFNENGEMQKNTTLKINDKNFKFDENGIALNENGTQVSDNVTDKAEEDLNKYGAHIKIKNGKIYYCNASDQETGWVCDVDGKMYYYNEKGEMQKNTTVKDLTGKEVKLNEKGVVVGEHGYDLIDGEEVTYDSSEAYKESHKQWKKVGNDWYYYFGDQGIKIVDSWQKDNGLFYYFNKEGKMQKSTTVKSEKGNDCILNADGALINKSTPDITFDDDNYEWKQVDGNWYYMNSDGDKEKGWIQDNGKWYYCNKDGIMQKNTTIIDQDIKYVLGTDGAWIK, encoded by the coding sequence ATGAAGAAAAAAGTATTAAATCAATTAATTGCATCAGTTTTAGTTTGTGGAAGTATTTTAGCAGCGGGGATTGCACCGGCAAATGCAGAAGTGAAAAGTCAAACAGGAATGGTTACAGAAGATGGTAAGACATACCTTTATAATGGATTAGGCCAAAAAGAAACAGGTTGGGTTAATATTAGTAATAAATGGTACTATTTTAATGAGAATGGTGAAATGCAAAAAAATACAACTTTAAAGATAAATGACAAAAATTTTAAATTTGATGAAAATGGAATAGCACTTAACGAAAATGGAACTCAAGTTAGTGACAATGTAACTGATAAAGCGGAGGAAGACTTAAATAAATATGGAGCACATATTAAAATTAAAAATGGGAAAATTTACTATTGCAACGCCTCGGATCAAGAAACAGGATGGGTTTGTGATGTAGATGGTAAAATGTATTACTATAATGAAAAAGGTGAAATGCAAAAAAATACAACCGTTAAAGATCTTACTGGTAAAGAAGTAAAGCTCAATGAAAAGGGGGTAGTTGTAGGTGAGCATGGATATGATCTCATTGATGGAGAAGAAGTTACTTACGATAGCTCCGAAGCTTATAAAGAGAGTCATAAGCAGTGGAAAAAGGTGGGTAATGATTGGTATTATTACTTTGGAGACCAAGGAATTAAAATTGTTGACAGCTGGCAAAAAGATAATGGACTATTTTACTACTTTAACAAAGAAGGAAAAATGCAAAAAAGTACAACAGTTAAAAGTGAGAAAGGTAATGATTGTATATTAAATGCAGATGGAGCATTAATTAATAAAAGCACACCAGACATTACATTTGATGATGATAATTATGAGTGGAAACAGGTAGATGGAAATTGGTATTATATGAATTCTGATGGGGATAAAGAGAAAGGATGGATTCAAGATAATGGTAAGTGGTATTATTGCAATAAAGATGGTATAATGCAAAAAAATACAACTATAATAGACCAGGATATTAAATATGTCTTAGGTACAGATGGTGCTTGGATTAAATAA